The region GTGGCCAACGGCAGTGCCGATGGGGCAGTCAATTCGTTGATCTATGCGCGTTACCTTATTGCCTTTCAGTACCGTGACCGCTTGCGCGTGACCAGCACGGTGGGCTCTGATCCGGTACGCATGACGTTCGGGGTCAACCGTGGCGAGTTGGAGTTGTACTCGATATTGGACAAGGCGTTGCTGAGCATCAGCCCTCAGGAAATGGATGAGTTGGCCAACCCATGGCGTGCCGATGTGATCATCGAAGACCATTGGTTGCGCCATCGCAGTGCGATTATCCAAGGGTTTGGCCTGGCGGCGGTATTGCTGCTGGTAACCCTGGGGTGGGCGATTTACCTGCGCAGTCTGATACGCAAACGTGCCCAGGCCGAGCGGGCATTGAGCGACCAGATGCGCTTTATGGGGGTACTGATCGACGGTACGCCTCATCCGATTTACGTGCGTGACCGCCAGGGCCGGCTGATGGCTTGCAACAGTGCGTTCCTGGACGTCTTCGGCTTCAAGCTCGAAGCGATGATCGGCAAGACGGTGACAGAAACCGACACCGGCAACCCGCCGCAGGCTCAGTCTTTCCATGAGGATTACCTGCGGCTGATGGAGCGTGGCGAGCCGCAGATTCATGATCGGGTACTCAGGTTGCCCGGTGGCAAGGTGTTGACCATTTACCACTGGATGCTGCCGTACCGTGATGGCGACGAGAACGTCGTGGGCATGATTGCCGGTTGGGTGGATGTGAGCGAGCGCCAGCGGCTCCTGGGCCAGTTGCAGGAAGCCAAGGAGGAAGCCGATGCCGCCAACCGTGCCAAGACCACGTTCCTGGCGACCATGAGCCACGAAATTCGCACGCCCATGAACGCCGTGATCGGCATGATCGAGTTGGCGCTTGCCAACGCCGAGCAGGGGCACGCCGACCGCGATGCCTTGGCCGTCGCTTCGGTTGCGTCCCACAGCATGCTGGAATTGATTGGCGATATTCTGGATATTGCCCGGATCGAGTCTGGCCACCTGTCTCTTGCCCTGGAGTCAGCCAACCCGCATGAACTGTTGATGTCGGTGGCACGGGTGTTCGAAGGGCTGGCGCGGGCCAAGGGCCTGTCGCTGCAGGTAGAGCTTGACCCACTGATTGACTGCCCGGTGTTGATCGACCCGTTGCGGTTCAAGCAGGTGGTCTCCAACCTGCTGAGCAATGCCATCAAGTTCACCGCCGATGGCCAGGTGCGGTTGGGCGCACACAGTTCTGCGGCGCCTGATGCAGACCATCTGAGCCTCAGGTTATGGGTAGAAGACACCGGCATTGGCATCAGCGCCGAGGACCAGCAGCGCCTGTTCAACCCGTTTATCCAGGGCAGCAATACCGAGCAGTCGGCGCGCAGCGGGTCGGGTTTGGGCTTGGTGATCAGCCGTAATCTGTGCGAAATGATGGCCGGGAAGCTGCAGTTGAGCAGTGTGCTCGGGCAGGGTACGCGGTTGGATGTGACGTTGACACTTGCCAGGACGGCTGCCTTGCCGCCCGAGGTTTCGGCCCCGGCCCCAGCCGTCCGGCCGACCCGTGTACTGGACATTCTGGTCGTGGATGACTACCCGGCTAACCGCTTGCTGCTGGCCCGGCAACTGAGCTTTCTGGGGCATCGCATTATCACTGCCGAAGAGGGGGTTCAGGGGTTTGAGCGTTGGCAAACCCAGCATCCCGACGTGGTGATTACCGATTGCAACATGCCCCTCAAGGATGGCTATGCCTTGGCACGTGACATTCGTGCGCAAGAGCGTGAGCAAGGGCTGGAACCCTGCCTGCTGCTGGGTTTTACCGCCAATGCACAACCGGAAGAAACCGAGCGCTGTCGGCAGGCGGGCATGGATGGTTGCCTGTTCAAACCGGCCGGGCTTGAGGACTTACGCTCGGCGCTGGCCTCGCTTGCGTTCAGCCCAGGCGTACCCGACGTTGATGGGGTATTGGATTTGGGTTCGCTAAGGGTCGTCACGGGGGACGATCAAGTAGCGCTCAAGGAACTCTTGAACGCGTTGCTCGACAGCCTGGAAGCTGACCGCGTGAGGCTCCCGTTGCTGCAGCGCCAGGTCAGTTTTCGCGGGCTGCATGACCTCGCTCATCGAGTCAAGGGCGGGGCGCGAATGGTCAAGGCCCAAGCGCTGACCACCTGTTGCGAAACGTTGGAGAGGGTCTGTGAACGACAGGAGCGCACCGCACTGGGGGCTGCGATTGAAGCGGTAGACGAGGCGATTGACGATTTGCATAAACGACTGAATGACTACTGCAATCCTTCATGACTGCGGTTTACGGTCATTCGGTGAATTTGGGAGAACTCCTACGTGAAGGGGGAACATGGCTGATTTTGTCTTCTGGATATGTCTGGAAAATGAGCCGCTCTCATTGACGAGTACTGCCAGCCCAGGGGTTTGCCATGCCGAACAAAGCACTGACCATCCTGATTGCCGATGAACAGCACCTGCAACGGCTGTACATCGAAAAAATGCTCAATCAGTTGGGGTACCACCGGATTGTGCCGGTGCAAACCTACGAAGAAGTCCAGATTCTCACCGCAGTCCCGGCCGAACCCTTCGATGTCTTGATCATCAATGCGGGGCTTGCCGCTCATG is a window of Pseudomonas antarctica DNA encoding:
- a CDS encoding transporter substrate-binding domain-containing protein, whose translation is MTHAQVRGFITTLLMSLLPMMAAALDEPHTLRLLGHSNVDGTGPSVVLGEADWHWLRERRTLLMGVSAPDYGPFELTNNNDELEGVTADYAKLFAQSLNITVEVRRYDTRDEVIEALKQGAIDFLGSANGFEAGDPQLVLSRSYANDQPILVTRTGDTQSLSVDLAGKRVAMLYHYMPPDVVEAFYPKAHVELFPSIFEAIGAVAFGRADVYLGDAITANYQINRNHLNNVQMADFSILESNAFAFAVTRDNTRLLRIINTALRSISVNEQMEILRRWSAGNLGFLGAERLHLSRSEQRWLEKHPRVRVVASDLMLPLASFTAQGQLEGLSADVLSRISLRTGLKFDVVSGGSMPEQIDAVSKGRADMMAVVAPSIEDSDQVRFTRPYLTNPLVLVSRSDYPGTMTLEDMIGKRLAVTSGNALREVINRDYPGIHFVEAGSPTQAMALVANGSADGAVNSLIYARYLIAFQYRDRLRVTSTVGSDPVRMTFGVNRGELELYSILDKALLSISPQEMDELANPWRADVIIEDHWLRHRSAIIQGFGLAAVLLLVTLGWAIYLRSLIRKRAQAERALSDQMRFMGVLIDGTPHPIYVRDRQGRLMACNSAFLDVFGFKLEAMIGKTVTETDTGNPPQAQSFHEDYLRLMERGEPQIHDRVLRLPGGKVLTIYHWMLPYRDGDENVVGMIAGWVDVSERQRLLGQLQEAKEEADAANRAKTTFLATMSHEIRTPMNAVIGMIELALANAEQGHADRDALAVASVASHSMLELIGDILDIARIESGHLSLALESANPHELLMSVARVFEGLARAKGLSLQVELDPLIDCPVLIDPLRFKQVVSNLLSNAIKFTADGQVRLGAHSSAAPDADHLSLRLWVEDTGIGISAEDQQRLFNPFIQGSNTEQSARSGSGLGLVISRNLCEMMAGKLQLSSVLGQGTRLDVTLTLARTAALPPEVSAPAPAVRPTRVLDILVVDDYPANRLLLARQLSFLGHRIITAEEGVQGFERWQTQHPDVVITDCNMPLKDGYALARDIRAQEREQGLEPCLLLGFTANAQPEETERCRQAGMDGCLFKPAGLEDLRSALASLAFSPGVPDVDGVLDLGSLRVVTGDDQVALKELLNALLDSLEADRVRLPLLQRQVSFRGLHDLAHRVKGGARMVKAQALTTCCETLERVCERQERTALGAAIEAVDEAIDDLHKRLNDYCNPS